The following coding sequences lie in one Monomorium pharaonis isolate MP-MQ-018 chromosome 1, ASM1337386v2, whole genome shotgun sequence genomic window:
- the LOC105836807 gene encoding 5-hydroxyisourate hydrolase, whose product MESTEKSMSVSVNLKEEKLSITTHVLDTSRGRPVDNLIVRLHKFENEKWTFLKESTTDSNGRCGDLLQGENCAPGRFKIEFQVNNYFKRIATLSMYPMIDVVFDVEHLNEHYHIPLLLNPFGFTTYRGS is encoded by the exons ATGGAATCTACCGAAAAATCG ATGAGCGTCTCTGTAAATCTaaaggaagaaaaattaagtattaccACGCATGTTTTGGATACTAGCAGAGGTCGACCTGTTGATAATTTGATCGTGCGCCTCCATAAGTTCGAAAATGAGAAGTGGACTTTTTTGAAAGAAAG CACGACAGACTCAAATGGACGTTGTGGAGATCTGTTGCAGGGTGAAAATTGTGCCCCTGGCAGATTCAAGATCGAGTTTCAGGTgaacaattatttcaaacgTATCGCAACCCTTTCTATGTACCCGATGATCGACGTAGTGTTCGACGTGGAACACCTTAACGAGCACTATCATATTCCTCTGCTGCTGAATCCTTTCGGATTTACCACGTATCGCGGGTCATAA
- the LOC118644083 gene encoding LOW QUALITY PROTEIN: esterase FE4-like (The sequence of the model RefSeq protein was modified relative to this genomic sequence to represent the inferred CDS: deleted 1 base in 1 codon; substituted 1 base at 1 genomic stop codon) has product WTGGRDASKYGNMAVQLNLLTRQIEGDEDCLYLNVFTTKIEPAKKRPVMVWIHGGGYSMGSGDATVYGSDYIVQKDIVLVTLNYRLGTLGFLNLNDKMVTGNQGIKDVILVLKWVQKNISQFGGDKKNVTIFGESAGGAIIHCLTLTPLAKDLFHKAISQSGVMRCPWAYTENPQNLGFRLAEKLGNPTKDPKATYEFLKTIDAKXLIEIQEKSLSTEEERIHHGLRFTPSFDHESSNPVFPEDLETFICHEVKVPLLLGFTSSEGSFIVSSNFIGQTTKEDIKKINSDFKSAILPNILSILLKISITPEDLRSLYFGDKILSEETMENYVDFLSDEFFNRSIMEVVDIQTKLKDNKNATYLYQFSYESDNSPIRKIFQINFPGVAHAEELALLFYPSLIKDLGMLLPAIDLKDGKMRNYLTQMWTDFAKTGNLTPATNAWLPVTSSPQKKYNYLNIDINSQMKVLRKGEERWNWEEKKNKLRR; this is encoded by the exons TGGACCGGTGGTAGAGACGCCTCGAAATACGGAAACATGGCTGTTCAACTAAATCTTCTCACACGTCAAATTGAAGGCGACGAAGACTGCCTCTATTTAAATGTGTTCACCACGAAAATCGAGCCTGCTAAAAAGCGCCCAGTGATGGTGTGGATACATGGTGGTGGTTACTCTATGGGTTCCGGTGATGCAACCGTATACGGGTCTGATTACATCGTGCAGAAAGACATAGTTTTGgttactttaaattatagattagGTACTCTAg GTTTCCTAAATCTCAACGATAAGATGGTAACGGGTAATCAAGGTATAAAAGATGTAATCTTGGTATTAAAATGggtacagaaaaatatttcacagttTGGgggagataaaaaaaatgtcactATCTTCGGCGAAAGTGCTGGTGGAGCCATTATACATTGTCTAACTTTGACTCCGTTAGCCAAAG atttatttcataaagcGATCTCACAAAGTGGAGTCATGAGGTGTCCTTGGGCATATACTGAAAATCCACAGAACCTAGGTTTTCGGCTTGCCGAAAAACTTGGAAATCCGACCAAAGATCCGAAAGCCACTTACGAGTTTCTCAAAACAATCGATGCAAAATAACTTATAGAGATTCAAGAAAAATCTCTCTCAACGGAAgag GAGCGTATACATCACGGCTTGAGATTTACACCCAGTTTTGATCACGAATCATCGAATCCAGTTTTTCCAGAAGATCTAGAGACGTTTATATGCCACGAGGTTAAAGTACCATTACTTTTAGGTTTTACCAGTTCTGAAGGATCTTTTATTGTAAGCAGTAACTTCATCGGAC agaCAACTAAagaagacattaaaaaaatcaattctgATTTTAAGAGCGCTATACTAcccaatattttatctatactGCTAAAAATATCAATCACACCCGAGGACTTACGATCTCTATATTTTGGTGATAAAATCTTATCAGAGGAAACTATGGAAAATTATGTTGATTTTCTCAGTGACGAATTCTTCAATCGTAGTATAATGGAGGTAGTGGATATTCAGACAAAGCTAAaggataataaaaatgcaacgTATCTGTATCAATTTTCATACGAGAGTGACAATTCTcctataagaaaaatatttcaaattaacttTCCAG gtgTGGCACATGCCGAGGAACTGGCGTTATTGTTCTATCCTTCTTTGATAAAAGATTTAGGTATGCTTTTACCTGCCATTGATTTGAAAGATGGTAAGATGAGGAATTACTTAACGCAAATGTGGACAGATTTTGCCAAAACAGG GAATCTAACGCCTGCTACAAATGCATGGTTACCGGTAACTAGTTCACCacagaaaaaatacaattatctaAATATCGATATAAACTCACAAATGAAAGTTCTT CGTAAAGGAGAAGAGAGATGGAATTgggaggaaaagaaaaataagttacGGCGCTAA